GGCCATCACCAAGTTGCTCACTGCGCCGCGCCTGAACCTCGGCAGCGCCAAGCCGCCCGCCGAGGCTGCCCCGGCGCCCGTTGTCGCCCAGAACGACTCGCCCGAGGGGCGGTGGATGCGCGCGGTGCGCGAGGTCATGGCCAAGACCGAGGACGTCGGCGACCGCTTCGCCGCCGAGGCGCGCAAGATGCACTACGGCGAGGCCGAGGAGCGCGGCATCCGCGGCCAGGCCACGCGCGAGGAGGCCCGCGACTTGCTGGAGGAGGGTATTTCCGTCTTCTCGCTGCCGTTGCCGCCGGCCCTGAAGGAAACGCTTCAGTAGGCGGCTGCGCGGCCGCCTCTTGTCTCAGGCTGCGAACTGCAGCGCTGCCAGGCGCGCGTAGACGCCGTTTTGCGCAACCAGCGCGGCGTGCGTTCCCTGTTCCACGATGCCCCCGTGGTCGAGCACGACGATGCGATCGGCCTTCTGCACCGTCGCCA
Above is a window of Variovorax sp. RA8 DNA encoding:
- a CDS encoding DUF1178 family protein — translated: MKVLNLQCAHGHGFEGWFASNDDFETQLAGGLVSCPMCSNTAITKLLTAPRLNLGSAKPPAEAAPAPVVAQNDSPEGRWMRAVREVMAKTEDVGDRFAAEARKMHYGEAEERGIRGQATREEARDLLEEGISVFSLPLPPALKETLQ